The Triticum aestivum cultivar Chinese Spring chromosome 7B, IWGSC CS RefSeq v2.1, whole genome shotgun sequence genome window below encodes:
- the LOC123162534 gene encoding F-box/LRR-repeat protein At2g42730-like, with protein sequence MESRSGRRRLRSSLQIAGAPMEVRPGRRLRSAQPQLCSPRGGGGEPDHISFLPQELLLLILTLMGCAATAARTSVLSRRWRDLWTHLRQISFNNLAPSIAAALGRVRGPPAAAVVSLLEVRIPSSIRHPGPVGATATRLLRAAVRLEPEEIVLSFPWGVEFQDRRNLVRLSCFQRTKSLMMERLLFYCPDGEFTALRTLSISYGLGGLHSLLPRCPHLLVLSLKFVNDGFGLVQNGSISLHLPLLQELFLESSIMYADAVDIVAPLLKRLTVSFGTYKLVSSFSVSAPMLEKVSWHSWYLGDGSIVRFGRWSLQKLCLHTGNTQGQLPSSLHISASASNSSWFTSNEDNFAQEIEKHLVADFSLLELRLLKAGHVFGALVFHLLGITRISRGIQRLKIVLERSRLKGKCSSNCSCQPTNWRSQTISLTALEEVEINGFEGQEHEFDLLKLILKCAPVLKKMILQRSPEASSNNSGSTKIYDICNTYSSVEFYVYESSRLMHGGLIYPLT encoded by the exons ATGGAGTCAAGATCCGGGCGTCGTCGACTCCGTTCGTCCCTGCAGATTGCTGGTGCTCCGATGGAGGTGAGGCCGGGGCGTCGCCTGCGTTCCGCGCAGCCGCAGCTGTGTAGCCCAAGAGGCGGTGGCGGCGAGCCGGATCACATCAGCTTCCTCCCGCAGGAGCTCCTCCTCCTAATCCTCACCCTCATGGGATGCGCTGCAACCGCCGCTCGCACCAGCGTCCTCTCGCGCCGGTGGCGCGATCTCTGGACGCATCTCCGCCAAATCTCCTTCAACAACCTCGCGCCGTCGATTGCAGCGGCGCTCGGCCGTGTCCGTGGCCCCCCGGCCGCGGCCGTGGTCTCCCTCCTGGAAGTCCGCATCCCCAGCAGCATCAGACATCCCGGACCCGTCGGCGCCACGGCCACCAGGCTGCTCCGTGCCGCTGTGCGGCTGGAGCCGGAGGAGATCGTCCTCAGCTTCCCGTGGGGCGTAGAATTCCAAGACCGGCGGAACCTCGTCCGGCTGTCGTGCTTCCAGCGGACCAAATCTCTCATGATGGAAAGGCTTCTCTTCTACTGCCCCGACGGCGAGTTCACCGCGCTCCGGACGCTGTCCATCTCCTACGGCCTGGGCGGCCTCCACAGCTTGCTCCCCCGATGCCCGCACCTCCTCGTGCTCAGCCTCAAGTTTGTCAACGATGGCTTCGGACTTGTCCAGAACGGGTCGATCTCACTCCACCTGCCATTGCTGCAGGAACTTTTCCTTGAAAGCAGCATAATGTACGCAGATGCAGTCGACATCGTCGCCCCTCTGCTGAAGCGACTCACGGTGTCCTTCGGCACATACAAGCTGGTCAGCAGCTTCTCCGTCTCGGCGCCGATGCTGGAGAAGGTTTCGTGGCATTCGTGGTATTTGGGGGACGGGAGCATCGTCCGGTTTGGTCGTTGGAGCCTCCAGAAGTTGTGTCTACACACAGGAAATACACAggggcagcttccttcttcgctcCACATTAGTGCCTCTGCCTCCAAT AGCTCCTGGTTTACTTCCAATGAAGACAACTTTGCCCAGGAGATAGAGAAGCACCTGGTTGCTGATTTCTCTCTTTTGGAGCTACGTCTCCTCAAAGCCGGACATGTTTTTGGAGCACTGGTGTTTCATCTCCTTGGGATCACTCGTATTTCTAGAGGTATACAGAGGCTTAAGATCGTCCTAGAGAGATCGCGG CTGAAAGGAAAATGCTCGTCAAACTGTTCATGTCAACCCACAAACTGGAGATCTCAAACAATCTCCTTAACTGCTCTTGAAGAAGTGGAAATCAATGGCTTCGAAGGACAGGAACATGAGTTTGATTTATTGAAATTAATACTCAAATGTGCACCAGTGCTTAAAAAGATGATACTGCAACGTTCACCGGAGGCCTCATCTAATAATAGTGGAAGCACTAAAATATATGACATCTGCAACACCTATTCTTCAGTGGAATTCTATGTTTATGAGAGCTCGA GGCTAATGCATGGCGGCCTAATTTATCCATTGACATGA